The following proteins are co-located in the Pseudomonas cavernae genome:
- the aspS gene encoding aspartate--tRNA ligase codes for MMRSHYCGQLNESLDGQVVTLCAWVHRRRDHGGVIFLDLRDREGLAQVVFDPDRAETFAAADRVRSEYVVKVTGKVRLRPAGAVNPNMASGSIEVLGHELEVLNEAETPPFPLNEYSDVGEETRLRYRFIDLRRPEMADKLRLRSRITSSIRRYLDENGFLDVETPILTRATPEGARDYLVPSRTHAGSFFALPQSPQLFKQLLMVAGFDRYYQIAKCFRDEDLRADRQPEFTQIDIETSFLNEEDIIGITEGMIRKLFKEVLDLEFGEFPHMSFEEAMRRYGSDKPDLRIPLELVDVADQLAGVEFKVFSGPANDPKGRVAALRVPGAASMPRSQIDDYTKFVGNFGAKGLAYIKVNERAKGVEGLQSPIVKFIPEENLKVILDRVGAVDGDIVFFGADKAKIVSDALGALRIKLGHDLKLLTCEWAPLWVVDFPMFEETDDGGLTPLHHPFTAPKCSPAELEANPAAALSRAYDMVLNGTELGGGSIRIHHKEMQQTVFRVLGISEEEQQEKFGFLLDALKFGAPPHGGLAFGLDRLVMLMTGAQSIREVIAFPKTQSAACVMTQAPGAVDSKALRELHIRLREQPKAE; via the coding sequence ATGATGCGCAGCCATTATTGCGGCCAGTTGAACGAGAGCCTGGACGGCCAGGTAGTCACCCTTTGTGCGTGGGTCCACCGCCGTCGTGACCATGGTGGGGTGATTTTCCTCGATCTGCGTGATCGGGAAGGCCTGGCCCAGGTCGTGTTCGACCCGGATCGCGCCGAGACCTTCGCCGCTGCCGACCGGGTGCGCAGCGAATATGTGGTCAAAGTCACCGGCAAGGTGCGCCTGCGTCCGGCCGGTGCGGTCAATCCGAACATGGCCTCCGGCTCCATCGAAGTGCTCGGGCATGAGCTGGAAGTGTTGAACGAAGCGGAAACCCCGCCGTTCCCGCTCAACGAGTACAGCGACGTCGGCGAAGAAACCCGTCTGCGCTACCGCTTCATCGATCTGCGCCGCCCTGAGATGGCCGACAAGCTGCGTCTGCGTTCGCGCATCACCAGCAGCATTCGCCGCTACCTGGACGAGAACGGCTTCCTCGATGTGGAAACGCCGATCCTGACCCGCGCTACGCCGGAAGGCGCGCGCGATTACCTGGTGCCGAGTCGCACCCATGCCGGCAGCTTCTTCGCCCTGCCGCAGTCGCCGCAGCTGTTCAAACAACTGCTGATGGTGGCCGGCTTCGATCGCTACTATCAGATCGCCAAATGTTTCCGTGACGAAGACCTGCGTGCCGACCGCCAGCCGGAATTCACCCAGATCGACATCGAGACCAGCTTCCTCAACGAAGAGGACATCATCGGCATCACCGAGGGCATGATCCGCAAGCTGTTCAAGGAAGTGCTGGATCTGGAGTTCGGCGAGTTCCCGCACATGAGCTTCGAGGAGGCCATGCGCCGCTACGGCTCGGACAAGCCGGATCTGCGCATCCCGCTGGAGCTGGTGGATGTTGCCGATCAGCTTGCCGGCGTCGAGTTCAAGGTGTTCAGCGGCCCGGCCAACGATCCGAAGGGGCGAGTCGCCGCCTTGCGCGTACCGGGTGCCGCGAGCATGCCGCGCAGCCAGATCGACGACTACACCAAGTTTGTCGGTAACTTCGGCGCCAAGGGTCTGGCCTACATCAAGGTCAACGAGCGGGCCAAGGGTGTCGAAGGTCTGCAGTCGCCGATCGTCAAGTTTATCCCCGAAGAGAACCTCAAGGTCATTCTGGATCGCGTGGGTGCGGTCGACGGCGACATCGTGTTCTTCGGCGCCGACAAGGCCAAGATCGTCAGTGACGCCCTGGGTGCGTTGCGGATCAAGCTCGGCCATGACCTCAAGCTGCTCACTTGCGAGTGGGCGCCGCTGTGGGTGGTTGACTTCCCGATGTTCGAAGAGACCGACGATGGCGGCCTCACCCCGCTGCACCACCCCTTCACTGCACCCAAGTGCAGCCCGGCCGAGCTGGAGGCCAACCCGGCGGCCGCACTGTCGCGCGCCTATGACATGGTGCTCAATGGCACCGAACTGGGTGGCGGTTCCATCCGTATCCACCACAAAGAGATGCAGCAAACGGTATTCCGCGTGCTCGGCATCAGCGAAGAAGAGCAGCAGGAGAAGTTCGGCTTCCTGCTCGATGCGCTGAAATTCGGCGCGCCGCCGCACGGTGGTCTGGCTTTCGGCCTCGATCGCCTGGTGATGCTGATGACCGGCGCGCAGTCGATCCGTGAAGTGATCGCCTTCCCGAAAACCCAGAGCGCCGCGTGCGTGATGACCCAGGCGCCGGGGGCAGTGGACAGCAAGGCCCTGCGCGAGCTGCACATCCGTCTGCGCGAACAGCCGAAAGCCGAGTAA
- a CDS encoding GGDEF domain-containing protein, producing the protein MKQSPKNPNTLELYPEETREAADLLKHAVPLMVRHDIPPNPVHYALWYTYSQGRNPELNRRLDKTVTDFDSFPPETATKLFREFIIRGELEEARAGQQQVIELVDDIEGDVSHSLTHSRAYQNSLDQGLAALNEPLIDDLPSVLNELQQSTQLMQEQQEQFLYRLRSAQDEITQLRSQLERAHRAATVDSLTQVFNRHAFTRLLEQILAAGHQGVALIILDIDHFKQFNDQYGHPLGDRVLQHVGQLLRELLPPRAMAARYGGEEFCIILRDCSNASSAQAFAEQLRLKLQALRIKVRRTDEVLDSITASFGLALARTDDDLESLLTRADDALYQAKRNGRNQVFFSPSQDSLNA; encoded by the coding sequence ATGAAGCAGTCGCCGAAAAACCCGAACACTCTCGAGCTTTATCCAGAAGAAACCCGCGAGGCCGCAGACTTGCTCAAGCATGCGGTTCCCCTCATGGTGCGCCATGACATCCCGCCGAACCCGGTGCATTACGCCCTCTGGTACACCTACAGCCAAGGCCGGAACCCCGAACTCAATCGACGCCTGGACAAGACTGTCACGGACTTCGACAGCTTCCCTCCTGAAACTGCCACCAAGCTTTTCCGCGAATTCATCATTCGTGGCGAGCTGGAAGAAGCCCGCGCCGGCCAACAGCAAGTGATTGAGCTGGTCGACGACATCGAAGGCGATGTCTCTCACAGCCTGACCCACAGCCGCGCCTACCAGAACAGCCTGGACCAAGGATTGGCCGCGCTGAATGAGCCGCTCATCGACGACCTGCCCAGCGTGCTGAACGAGCTACAACAAAGTACGCAGCTCATGCAGGAGCAGCAGGAACAATTTCTCTACCGACTGCGCTCGGCTCAAGACGAGATCACGCAGTTGCGCAGCCAACTGGAGCGCGCCCACCGAGCCGCGACAGTGGATAGCCTGACTCAGGTTTTCAATCGCCATGCCTTCACTCGCCTGCTCGAGCAAATTCTCGCGGCCGGCCATCAGGGCGTGGCCTTGATCATTCTGGATATCGATCACTTCAAGCAGTTCAACGACCAATATGGCCACCCACTGGGCGACCGCGTGCTTCAGCACGTCGGCCAACTGCTACGCGAACTGTTACCCCCTCGAGCCATGGCCGCCCGCTACGGCGGCGAAGAGTTCTGTATCATCCTGCGCGACTGCAGCAACGCGTCAAGCGCACAAGCCTTCGCCGAACAACTGCGCCTGAAACTCCAGGCCCTACGCATCAAGGTGAGACGCACCGACGAGGTTCTGGACAGCATCACCGCCAGCTTCGGCCTGGCCCTAGCCCGGACCGACGACGACCTCGAAAGCCTATTGACCCGCGCCGACGACGCCCTCTACCAGGCGAAACGCAATGGCCGCAATCAGGTCTTCTTTTCCCCCTCGCAAGATAGCCTAAACGCTTGA
- the ruvC gene encoding crossover junction endodeoxyribonuclease RuvC yields the protein MTLILGIDPGSRITGYGVVRDTGRGCEYVASGCIRTGGGALHERLQIVFRGVREVIQAHGPVTMGIEQVFMARNADSALKLGQARGAAIVAAAEEGLEIAEYTATQVKQAIAGTGGADKQQVQLMVMHLLKLTQKPQIDASDALAIALCHAHTRSSLIPHGLAGAKRRGGRLRL from the coding sequence ATGACGCTGATTCTTGGTATCGACCCTGGCTCGCGGATCACCGGCTACGGCGTGGTGCGCGACACCGGCCGCGGCTGCGAGTACGTCGCTTCCGGTTGTATCCGTACCGGCGGTGGCGCGTTGCATGAGCGACTGCAGATCGTCTTTCGCGGTGTGCGCGAGGTGATCCAGGCCCATGGTCCGGTGACCATGGGCATCGAGCAGGTGTTTATGGCGCGCAACGCCGACTCCGCGCTGAAGCTCGGTCAGGCCCGTGGCGCGGCGATAGTGGCGGCGGCCGAAGAGGGGCTGGAGATTGCCGAGTACACCGCGACCCAGGTCAAGCAGGCGATTGCCGGAACCGGCGGCGCCGACAAGCAGCAGGTGCAGCTGATGGTCATGCATCTGCTGAAGCTGACCCAGAAACCGCAGATCGATGCCTCCGACGCCCTGGCAATCGCCCTCTGTCATGCCCATACCCGCTCCAGCTTGATTCCCCACGGGCTGGCCGGCGCCAAGCGGCGCGGTGGCCGGCTGCGCCTCTAA
- the ruvA gene encoding Holliday junction branch migration protein RuvA, producing MIGRLRGMLAEKQPPHLIVDINGLGYELEVPMTTLYRLPGVGEPVTLHTHLVVREDAHLLYGFFEKRERELFRELIRLNGVGPKLALALMSGLEVDELVRCVQAQDTSTLVKIPGVGKKTAERLLVELKDRFKAWETMPAISGLVVEPRGAAAVSSAENDAVSALISLGFKPQEASRAVSAVQEEGLSSEELIRRALKGMV from the coding sequence GTGATTGGACGTCTGCGCGGCATGCTGGCAGAAAAGCAACCGCCGCATTTGATTGTGGATATCAATGGGCTCGGTTATGAGCTGGAAGTGCCGATGACCACCCTTTATCGGTTGCCGGGTGTCGGCGAGCCGGTAACCCTGCACACTCACTTGGTGGTGCGCGAGGATGCCCATCTGCTCTACGGCTTCTTCGAGAAGCGCGAGCGCGAACTGTTCCGCGAGCTGATCCGGCTCAATGGCGTCGGGCCGAAACTGGCCCTGGCGTTGATGTCCGGGTTGGAAGTGGATGAGCTGGTCCGCTGCGTGCAGGCGCAAGATACCTCGACCCTGGTGAAGATTCCCGGAGTGGGCAAGAAAACCGCCGAGCGCCTATTGGTTGAACTCAAGGATCGCTTCAAGGCCTGGGAAACCATGCCGGCCATCTCCGGCCTGGTGGTTGAACCTCGCGGGGCGGCAGCAGTCTCAAGCGCGGAGAATGATGCGGTCAGCGCGCTGATCTCCCTCGGTTTCAAGCCGCAGGAGGCCAGTCGCGCCGTGTCTGCCGTGCAGGAAGAAGGCTTGAGCAGCGAAGAGTTGATCCGTCGCGCGTTGAAAGGAATGGTCTGA
- the ruvB gene encoding Holliday junction branch migration DNA helicase RuvB: MIEADRLITATGRDRDEQFDRAIRPLRLAEYIGQPNVREQMELFIQAAKQRSEALDHTLIFGPPGLGKTTLANIIAQEMGVSIKSTSGPVLERPGDLAAMLTNLEPGDVLFIDEIHRLSPIVEEVLYPAMEDFQLDIMIGEGPAARSIKLDLPPFTLIGATTRAGMLTNPLRDRFGIVQRLEFYGVEDLTTIVGRSAGILGLPVEAEGAFEIARRARGTPRIANRLLRRVRDFAEVRAQGQINRTTADLALNLLDVDERGFDHQDRRLLLTLIEKFDGGPVGVDSLAAAISEERHTIEDVLEPYLIQQGYIMRTPRGRVVTRHAYLHFGLNLPKRMSELPAADLFASDE; the protein is encoded by the coding sequence ATGATCGAAGCCGACCGCCTGATAACCGCCACGGGACGTGATCGCGATGAGCAGTTCGACCGCGCCATCCGCCCGTTGCGCCTGGCCGAATACATTGGCCAGCCGAATGTGCGCGAGCAGATGGAGCTGTTCATTCAGGCCGCCAAGCAGCGCAGCGAGGCCCTGGACCACACCCTGATCTTCGGTCCGCCGGGGCTCGGCAAGACCACCCTGGCCAATATCATCGCCCAGGAGATGGGCGTGTCGATCAAGAGCACCTCCGGGCCGGTACTGGAGCGCCCGGGTGACTTGGCGGCGATGCTGACTAATCTCGAGCCGGGCGATGTGCTGTTCATCGACGAAATTCATCGCCTGTCGCCGATCGTCGAGGAAGTGCTGTATCCAGCCATGGAGGATTTCCAGCTCGACATCATGATCGGCGAAGGCCCGGCGGCGCGCTCGATCAAGCTCGATCTGCCGCCCTTCACCCTGATCGGCGCCACCACTCGTGCCGGCATGCTGACCAACCCGCTGCGTGATCGTTTCGGCATCGTTCAGCGCCTGGAGTTCTACGGTGTCGAGGATCTGACCACCATCGTCGGTCGTTCGGCGGGGATTCTTGGGCTGCCGGTCGAAGCCGAGGGGGCTTTCGAGATCGCCCGCCGCGCTCGCGGTACGCCGCGGATCGCCAACCGCCTGCTGCGCCGGGTGCGGGACTTCGCCGAAGTGCGGGCCCAGGGGCAGATCAATCGAACCACTGCCGATCTGGCTCTGAATCTGCTGGATGTCGACGAGCGCGGCTTCGATCACCAGGACCGCCGCCTGTTACTGACCCTGATCGAGAAGTTTGATGGCGGCCCGGTGGGGGTGGACAGCCTGGCCGCGGCGATCAGCGAGGAGCGCCACACCATCGAGGATGTGCTGGAGCCCTATCTGATCCAGCAAGGCTATATCATGCGCACCCCGCGCGGGCGGGTGGTGACCCGGCATGCCTACCTGCATTTCGGTCTGAATCTGCCGAAACGCATGAGCGAGCTGCCCGCTGCGGATCTGTTTGCCAGTGACGAGTAA
- the ybgC gene encoding tol-pal system-associated acyl-CoA thioesterase, translating into MRAQNGAQPFTHRCRVYYEDTDAGGIVYYVNYLKFMERARTERLRDLGFAQSELVGENLLFVVHSSEARYHAPARLDDELSVSAEVIELNRASLRFRQQVRRVADDALLCEGQFLVACVRADSLKPRAIPEVLRAAFANGSGLSLAGD; encoded by the coding sequence ATGCGCGCGCAAAATGGGGCTCAGCCGTTCACGCATCGTTGTCGTGTCTATTACGAGGACACCGATGCTGGTGGCATCGTTTATTACGTCAATTACCTCAAGTTCATGGAGCGGGCTCGCACCGAACGGCTGCGGGATCTGGGCTTTGCCCAGTCCGAGTTGGTGGGCGAGAACCTGTTGTTCGTGGTGCATTCCAGCGAAGCGCGTTATCACGCCCCGGCGCGTTTGGATGACGAGCTGAGCGTTAGTGCCGAAGTGATCGAGTTAAACCGCGCCAGCCTGCGCTTTCGTCAACAGGTGCGGCGGGTTGCGGATGATGCGCTGCTCTGCGAAGGGCAGTTCCTGGTGGCCTGTGTGCGCGCCGACAGTTTGAAACCCCGGGCCATCCCCGAAGTGCTGCGTGCAGCCTTCGCCAATGGCTCGGGACTATCCCTTGCAGGAGATTAA
- the tolR gene encoding protein TolR codes for MARIRNRRKPVAEMNVVPYIDVMLVLLVIFMVTAPMLNQGVKVDLPKVGSEALPQDNNAQVLTISIKADKTYYWNMGSEVDTDTVQDKALTLPEMTAAVTAIMNQSRSQGKQTQVMVRGDKAVDYGAVMAAMGGLQQAGVGNVGLITEAP; via the coding sequence ATGGCCAGAATTCGCAACAGACGCAAACCCGTCGCCGAGATGAACGTGGTGCCTTACATCGACGTGATGTTGGTACTGCTGGTGATCTTCATGGTGACCGCGCCGATGCTCAATCAGGGGGTCAAGGTCGATTTGCCCAAGGTCGGCAGCGAGGCGTTACCGCAGGACAACAACGCCCAAGTGCTGACCATCTCGATCAAGGCCGACAAGACCTATTACTGGAACATGGGTAGCGAGGTCGATACCGACACGGTGCAGGACAAAGCCCTGACCCTGCCGGAAATGACCGCCGCTGTGACTGCAATCATGAACCAGAGTCGCAGCCAGGGTAAGCAGACCCAGGTCATGGTGCGCGGTGACAAAGCGGTCGACTATGGTGCCGTGATGGCGGCCATGGGTGGTCTGCAGCAGGCTGGCGTGGGCAACGTCGGGCTGATTACCGAGGCGCCCTGA
- a CDS encoding FmdB family zinc ribbon protein, which translates to MPIYDYQCTSCGHQLEAIQKFSDAVLVNCPACQAPELKKQLSMPGFRLKGGGWYETDFKTGTKKNLAGGDKAE; encoded by the coding sequence ATGCCTATTTACGATTACCAATGCACTTCCTGCGGTCATCAGTTGGAAGCCATTCAGAAGTTCAGCGATGCAGTGCTGGTCAATTGTCCGGCTTGCCAAGCTCCCGAGTTGAAGAAGCAGCTGTCCATGCCGGGTTTTCGGCTCAAGGGCGGTGGCTGGTATGAAACCGATTTCAAGACCGGCACGAAAAAGAACCTGGCTGGCGGCGACAAAGCCGAGTAA
- a CDS encoding SlyX family protein → MGLEERVTELESRLAFQDDTIQALSDVLVAQQQVIDRVQLQLATLARRQEELQGRFDIIDDDVPPPHY, encoded by the coding sequence GTGGGTTTGGAAGAGCGCGTTACCGAGTTGGAAAGCCGTTTGGCGTTTCAGGATGACACCATTCAGGCGTTGAGCGATGTGCTGGTTGCGCAGCAGCAGGTGATCGATCGTGTGCAGTTGCAGTTGGCGACTCTTGCCAGGCGGCAGGAGGAGTTGCAAGGGCGGTTCGATATTATCGATGACGATGTTCCTCCTCCGCATTATTGA
- a CDS encoding cold-shock protein, protein MGNRETGTVKWFNTSKGFGFISRDSGDDIFVHFRAIRGEGHRVLVEGQRVEFSVMQRDKGLQAEDVIAALPQRR, encoded by the coding sequence CTGGGCAATCGCGAGACCGGCACCGTCAAATGGTTCAACACCTCCAAGGGCTTCGGCTTCATCTCGCGCGACTCCGGCGATGACATCTTCGTGCACTTTCGCGCCATTCGCGGTGAAGGCCACCGCGTACTGGTCGAGGGGCAGCGCGTGGAGTTCTCCGTCATGCAACGCGACAAGGGCCTGCAGGCAGAAGATGTGATAGCCGCCCTACCGCAACGACGCTAA
- a CDS encoding HIT family protein, with protein sequence MFALDSRLQQDTLAVGDYPLCRLLLMNEARYPWFILVPRREEVTELFQLDAADQQRLWQETTSLAETLKDTFAADKMNVATLGNVVSQLHMHVIVRRRDDAAWPAPVWGKYSPQPYTAEQIAAIRARLCLVLTDDFRFIEG encoded by the coding sequence ATGTTCGCCCTGGATTCCCGTCTGCAGCAGGACACCCTGGCTGTCGGCGACTATCCCTTATGCCGCTTGCTGTTGATGAACGAGGCGCGCTACCCCTGGTTCATTCTCGTGCCGCGGCGTGAGGAGGTTACTGAGCTGTTTCAGCTCGATGCCGCTGACCAGCAGCGCCTGTGGCAAGAAACCACCTCTTTGGCGGAGACGCTCAAGGATACCTTTGCGGCGGACAAGATGAATGTCGCCACGCTGGGTAATGTTGTTAGTCAGTTGCATATGCATGTCATCGTGCGCCGTCGTGACGATGCGGCTTGGCCGGCTCCTGTCTGGGGCAAGTATTCGCCTCAGCCATACACGGCGGAGCAGATTGCAGCCATTCGAGCCAGGTTGTGTCTGGTGCTGACGGATGATTTTCGTTTTATCGAGGGCTAG
- a CDS encoding YebC/PmpR family DNA-binding transcriptional regulator yields MAGHSKWANIKHRKGRQDAKRGKIFTKLIRELTVAAKSGGIPADNPRLRLAVDKALTANMTRDTIDRAIARGAGSNEADNMVELSYEGYAPSGVAIIVEAMTDNRNRTAAEVRHAFSKCGGNLGTDGSVAYMFERKGQISYAPGVDEDALMEAALEAGANDVVGAEDGSVEVYTSFADFLVVNEALTAAGFKGDEAEVAMIPSISAPVSDLETAKKVMKLIDMLEDLDDVQSVYHNAEIPDELMEQLD; encoded by the coding sequence ATGGCCGGTCATTCCAAATGGGCCAACATCAAGCATCGCAAGGGGCGTCAGGACGCCAAGCGCGGCAAGATCTTCACCAAGCTGATCCGCGAATTGACCGTTGCGGCTAAGAGCGGCGGGATTCCTGCGGACAACCCGCGTCTGCGTTTGGCGGTGGACAAGGCGCTGACCGCTAACATGACCCGTGACACCATCGATCGTGCCATCGCCCGCGGCGCCGGCTCGAACGAAGCGGACAACATGGTCGAGCTGAGCTACGAAGGCTATGCGCCGAGCGGTGTGGCGATCATCGTCGAGGCGATGACCGACAACCGCAACCGCACCGCGGCGGAAGTGCGCCATGCGTTCAGCAAATGCGGTGGCAACCTGGGTACCGATGGTTCGGTGGCCTACATGTTCGAGCGCAAGGGTCAGATCAGCTACGCCCCGGGTGTCGACGAGGATGCCCTGATGGAGGCGGCGCTGGAGGCCGGTGCCAACGACGTGGTTGGGGCGGAGGACGGTTCGGTCGAGGTCTACACCTCCTTTGCCGACTTCCTGGTGGTCAACGAGGCGCTCACCGCCGCCGGTTTCAAGGGTGACGAAGCCGAAGTGGCGATGATTCCGTCGATCAGTGCGCCGGTCAGCGATCTGGAGACCGCCAAGAAGGTGATGAAGCTGATCGACATGCTGGAAGACCTGGACGACGTGCAGAGCGTCTACCACAACGCGGAAATCCCCGACGAGCTCATGGAGCAGCTGGACTAA
- a CDS encoding OprD family porin yields the protein MQVMKWSIIALAIAAGTTQMAAASQQSDSKGFAEDSSLTLLNKNFAFYRNFKNNPGGQNYRNEWAHGISAMYESGFTQGTVGFGVDTHAMLGIKLNSGGGTRGTGLLPIGSDGKAQDDYSYAGGAVKAQISNTVLKYGNLFPTAPVFAIGTARLFPSSAEGFQLTSGEIENLTLDAGHFTSTRDGNASTNRDGSIALSYDFAGVIDARNADYVGGTYGVNDNLSFTLYASEFEDVWRQYYGNANYNIPLSDDQALNFDFNAYRTLDEGRADAGDIDNTTFSLAAAYSLGAHKFTLAYQRVNGDEPFDYLSMGGFNSGDSIFLANSVQYSDFNAPNERSWQARYDLNMAEYGVPGLSFMGRYVSGDDIDGTKMDPNGIYAGNFGDGSDKHWERNLEAKYVVQEGSAKDLSFRIRHATHRATSFDSDLDEVRVIIEYPLEVL from the coding sequence ATGCAAGTGATGAAGTGGAGCATCATTGCCCTGGCCATCGCCGCGGGCACCACTCAAATGGCAGCCGCCAGCCAACAGTCCGACTCCAAGGGCTTTGCCGAAGACAGCAGCCTGACTCTGTTGAATAAAAACTTCGCCTTCTACCGCAACTTCAAAAACAACCCGGGCGGCCAGAACTACCGCAATGAGTGGGCCCACGGCATTAGTGCAATGTACGAGTCCGGCTTCACCCAAGGCACCGTAGGTTTCGGTGTCGACACCCACGCCATGCTGGGCATTAAGCTGAATAGCGGTGGCGGCACCAGGGGCACTGGCCTGCTGCCAATTGGCAGCGATGGCAAAGCACAGGATGATTACTCCTACGCTGGCGGCGCGGTTAAAGCGCAAATTTCCAACACCGTGCTGAAATACGGCAACCTGTTCCCCACCGCTCCGGTATTCGCCATCGGCACCGCTCGCCTGTTCCCGAGCAGCGCGGAAGGTTTCCAGCTGACCAGTGGTGAAATCGAGAACCTGACCCTGGATGCCGGCCACTTCACCTCCACCCGTGACGGCAACGCCTCCACTAACCGTGACGGTAGCATTGCGCTGTCCTACGACTTTGCCGGCGTCATCGATGCCCGCAACGCCGATTATGTGGGCGGCACTTACGGCGTCAACGACAATCTGAGCTTCACCCTCTACGCATCCGAGTTCGAGGACGTGTGGCGCCAGTACTATGGCAACGCCAACTACAACATCCCGCTGAGCGATGATCAGGCGCTGAACTTCGACTTCAATGCGTACCGCACCCTCGATGAAGGCCGCGCCGACGCTGGCGACATCGACAACACCACCTTCTCGCTGGCTGCCGCCTATTCCCTCGGCGCGCACAAGTTCACCCTGGCCTACCAGCGCGTGAATGGCGACGAGCCGTTCGACTACCTGTCCATGGGTGGCTTTAACTCCGGCGACTCGATCTTCCTCGCCAACTCGGTTCAGTACTCGGACTTCAACGCCCCGAACGAGCGCTCCTGGCAGGCCCGCTATGACCTGAACATGGCCGAATATGGCGTGCCGGGCCTGAGCTTCATGGGTCGCTATGTCAGCGGTGACGACATCGACGGCACCAAGATGGACCCGAACGGCATCTATGCCGGCAACTTCGGCGACGGCAGCGATAAACACTGGGAACGCAACCTGGAAGCCAAGTACGTAGTGCAGGAAGGCTCTGCCAAGGACCTGTCCTTCCGCATCCGTCACGCTACCCACCGCGCTACCAGCTTCGACAGCGATCTGGACGAAGTACGTGTAATTATCGAATACCCGCTGGAAGTGCTGTAA
- a CDS encoding Dps family protein, which translates to MEINIGIAEQDRAAIAEGLSRLLADTYTLYLKTHNFHWNVTGPMFNTLHLMFEGQYTELALAVDAIAERIRALGFPAPGTYAAYARLSSIKEEEGVPGAEDMIKQLVQGQEAVVRTARGIFALLDKVSDEPTADLLTQRMQVHEKTAWMLRSLLAA; encoded by the coding sequence ATGGAAATCAACATTGGCATTGCCGAACAGGACCGCGCAGCCATCGCCGAAGGCCTGTCCCGTCTATTGGCGGACACCTATACCCTGTACCTGAAAACCCACAACTTTCACTGGAACGTCACCGGCCCGATGTTCAACACCCTGCACCTGATGTTCGAAGGGCAGTACACCGAGCTGGCGCTGGCCGTCGATGCGATCGCCGAGCGCATCCGCGCCCTCGGCTTCCCTGCTCCCGGTACCTATGCCGCGTATGCGCGCCTGTCCTCGATTAAAGAAGAAGAAGGCGTGCCAGGCGCCGAGGACATGATCAAGCAATTGGTCCAGGGGCAGGAAGCCGTGGTGCGCACCGCCCGCGGCATCTTCGCCCTACTGGACAAGGTCAGCGACGAGCCCACCGCCGACCTGCTGACCCAGCGCATGCAAGTGCATGAAAAAACCGCCTGGATGCTGCGCAGCCTGCTCGCCGCCTGA
- the tolQ gene encoding protein TolQ → MEANVVDHTSMWSLISNASFVVQLVMLILVAASVTSWIMIFQRSTMLRAAKKALETFEERFWSGIDLSKLYRQAGSSPDPDSGVEQIFRAGFKEFSRLRQQAGVDPDAVMDGVARAMRVAISREEEKLEQSLPFLATVGSTSPYIGLFGTVWGIMNSFRGLAQVQQATLATVAPGIAEALIATAIGLFAAIPAVIAYNRFAARGETMISRYYTFADEFQAILHRKVHTSDD, encoded by the coding sequence GTGGAAGCCAACGTCGTCGACCATACCTCCATGTGGAGCCTGATCAGCAACGCCAGTTTTGTGGTGCAGCTGGTGATGCTGATTTTGGTGGCCGCCTCGGTCACCTCGTGGATCATGATTTTCCAGCGCAGCACCATGCTGCGTGCCGCCAAGAAAGCTCTGGAAACCTTCGAAGAGCGCTTCTGGTCGGGTATCGATCTGTCCAAGCTGTACCGCCAGGCTGGCAGCAGCCCCGACCCGGATTCCGGCGTCGAGCAGATCTTCCGCGCCGGTTTCAAGGAGTTCTCCCGCCTGCGTCAGCAGGCCGGTGTCGACCCGGATGCCGTGATGGACGGTGTGGCGCGGGCCATGCGCGTGGCCATCTCGCGTGAAGAAGAGAAGCTCGAGCAGAGCCTGCCATTCCTCGCCACCGTCGGCTCCACCAGCCCGTATATCGGTCTGTTCGGTACCGTCTGGGGGATCATGAATTCCTTCCGCGGTCTGGCTCAGGTGCAGCAGGCGACCCTCGCCACTGTCGCGCCAGGCATCGCCGAGGCCCTGATCGCCACTGCCATCGGTCTGTTCGCGGCGATTCCGGCAGTAATCGCCTACAACCGCTTCGCCGCCCGCGGCGAAACCATGATCAGTCGCTATTACACCTTCGCCGACGAGTTCCAGGCCATCCTGCACCGCAAAGTGCATACCAGTGACGACTGA